A single Cannabis sativa cultivar Pink pepper isolate KNU-18-1 chromosome 7, ASM2916894v1, whole genome shotgun sequence DNA region contains:
- the LOC115697316 gene encoding protein argonaute 2 has product MERGGGGYRGKGRGADGYGGEGRGGGHRGRGRGRGSTSGGYGEQGRGRGGRGRSGGRNVVDHHQQHRFNTQIERSTGVWRQSGSGGAQLSDDRHQTEGSSRDSGDGRGDGGVGRGSSVWGNRGRGWKAVTSSPSQLDQNHQSGTVSPGTVASGVHKMTISSQSSRPSGGKDKIVPIGRPDKGGSNSTRSLRLSVNHFVVNFDPNAVILHYDIDVKPEIPPKPGRSVRISKPVLSMIRHKLSSDNPTQFPLSFTAYDGEKSIFSAVALPTGQFNVELSTEDSVRSYFVGIKLVNELHLDRLNNYIVGLLPSIPRDVLQGMDLVMRENPNRKMIPVGRNYYLKEPEPPPEGELGDGTWAHKGLKHSLKPTAQGLSLCLDYSVLAFCENMPVLKFLEYHIKDFRPNDSRMFRNKVEAALRGLKVYVTHRRIKQKFIVRGLARESARNSKFVVVDPDGKIPDKEVRLVEYFEEKYGKAIVHVDIPCLDLGKADKRNEVPMEFCEIVEGQNYKKEQLNKLAAEKLKDLSVPTALERERLIRGSVQSADGPCGGGISRNFGFDVNMNMSTVTGRVISPPQLKLGAPNGKITTITVDKEKCHWNLLGKSVVQGKPIDRWVVLDFSHERNNYQGFRLDPDIFIPRLIKRCQKLGIRMAQPLLYEPTSMDQFSSVDKLRELFAGVCERASNKFTAQLQLIVCVMSKKDAGYKYLKWISETEIGVVTQCCLAKHAAIAGDQYLANLGLKLNAKLGGSNVELGTQLPIPAGLGHLMFIGADVNHPGAKNVKSRSIAAVVATMNWPAANRYATRVGEQDPCCERILNFGDICLKLIESYAQLNKVYPEKIIIFRDGVSEGQFDMVLNEELLDLRRALHTINISPTITLIVAQKRHQTRLFPNRNDGGSTGNVPPGTVVDTTVVHPSEFDFYLCSHYGGLGTSKPTHYHVLYDEHKFTSDQLQKLIYSMCFTMARCTKPVSLVPPVYYADLAAYRGRLYHEAEMERSLSSSSVSSVKERLFKLHDDLENEMFFI; this is encoded by the exons ATGGAGAGAGGAGGCGGAGGTTACAGGGGAAAAGGAAGAGGCGCCGATGGCTATGGCGGAGAAGGTAGAGGCGGAGGTCACAGGGGAAGAGGGAGAGGCAGAGGTTCTACTTCTGGTGGCTATGGCGAACAAGGTAGAGGCAGAGGAGGAAGAGGGAGAAGTGGTGGTCGCAATGTTGTGGACCATCATCAGCAACATCGTTTCAATACTCAGATCGAACGATCCACGGGTGTCTGGAGGCAGTCTGGTAGTGGTGGAGCTCAATTGAGTGATGATCGCCATCAGACGGAGGGGTCGAGCAGAGATTCTGGCGATGGTCGTGGAGATGGAGGTGTAGGAAGAGGAAGCAGTGTTTGGGGGAATCGTGGCAGAGGATGGAAAGCAGTGACTTCTTCTCCAAGTCAACTTGATCAGAATCATCAATCCGGAACAGTTTCTCCAG GTACTGTGGCTTCTGGAGTACATAAAATGACGATTTCTAGTCAGTCGTCTCGTCCTTCCGGTGGCAAAGACAAAATTGTTCCGATAGGGAGGCCTGATAAGGGTGGTTCAAATTCCACCCGAAGTCTTAGACTCTCTGTGAATCACTTTGTTGTCAACTTCGATCCCAATGCTGTTATACTCCACTATGATATAGACGTCAAGCCAGAGATTCCTCCCAAGCCTGGACGATCTGTGAGGATCTCCAAGCCTGTCCTTTCAATGATCAGACACAAGTTATCTTCTGACAATCCTACACAGTTTCCATTATCATTTACTGCTTATGATGGTGAAAAGAGTATATTTAGTGCGGTGGCATTGCCGACTGGACAGTTTAATGTGGAGCTTTCAACTGAGGACTCGGTCCGGTCCTATTTTGTTGGTATCAAGCTTGTAAATGAGCTCCATCTGGACAGGTTGAACAACTACATAGTTGGACTTCTCCCATCAATCCCTCGTGATGTCTTGCAAGGGATGGATTTGGTGATGAGGGAGAATCCTAACAGAAAAATGATTCCTGTTGGCCGAAATTACTATCTCAAAGAACCTGAACCTCCTCCGGAAGGTGAACTTGGAGATGGAACTTGGGCTCACAAAGGACTTAAACATAGCTTGAAGCCTACAGCTCAAGGTCTGTCTTTGTGTCTGGACTACTCTGTTTTGGCTTTTTGTGAGAATATGCCAGTTTTGAAATTCCTCGAGTACCATATTAAGGATTTCCGACCAAATGACTCTAGGATGTTTAGAAACAAAGTTGAGGCTGCGTTGAGGGGGTTGAAAGTGTATGTGACTCATCGAAGAATCAAACAGAAGTTTATTGTGAGAGGGTTAGCACGTGAGAGTGCACGAAACTCTAAGTTTGTTGTTGTAGATCCAGATGGTAAAATTCCAGACAAGGAAGTTCGATTGGTAGAGTATTTTGAGGAGAAGTATGGTAAGGCTATTGTGCACGTAGACATTCCCTGCTTGGATCTTGGGAAAGCTGATAAAAGGAACGAAGTACCAATGGAATTTTGTGAAATTGTTGAAGGGCAGAATTACAAAAAAGAGCAGCTAAATAAATTAGCAGCCGAAAAATTGAAAGATCTGTCTGTACCTACAGCACTTGAGAGAGAGCGCCTGATACGGGGATCGGTTCAATCAGCAGATGGTCCTTGCGG CGGAGGCATCTCCCGAAATTTTGGATTTGATGTCAACATGAATATGAGTACTGTAACAGGGCGTGTGATTAGCCCCCCTCAGCTAAAGCTCGGTGCTCCCAACGGGAAGATTACTACCATAACAGTTGACAaagaaaaatgccattggaacTTACTTGGAAAATCGGTGGTGCAAGGAAAACCTATTGACAGGTGGGTTGTTCTCGACTTCAGCCATGAGCGAAATAATTATCAAGGTTTTCGACTAGATCCTGATATCTTCATTCCAAGGCTTATCAAGAGATGCCAAAAATTGGGGATTAGAATGGCGCAGCCGTTGCTTTATGAACCTACATCAATGGATCAATTCTCTAGTGTGGACAAACTTCGTGAGCTTTTTGCCGGTGTTTGTGAACGTGCTTCCAATAAGTTTACAGCTCAGTTGCAACTTATTGTTTGTGTAATGTCTAAGAAGGATGCAGGTTACAAGTATCTCAAGTGGATCTCTGAAACGGAAATTGGTGTTGTCACACAGTGTTGCTTGGCTAAGCATGCAGCCATAGCAGGCGACCAATATCTTGCTAATCTTGGTCTCAAACTTAATGCTAAACTTGGAGGTAGCAATGTGGAATTAGGTACACAGCTTCCTATTCCTGCAGGTTTGGGCCATTTGATGTTCATTGGGGCTGATGTCAATCATCCTGGAGCTAAGAATGTGAAAAGCCGATCAATAGCAGCTGTTGTTGCCACAATGAATTGGCCTGCTGCGAACCGCTATGCTACAAGAGTTGGAGAGCAAGACCCCTGTTGCGAGAGAATTCTTAATTTCGGAGACATTTGTTTGAAGCTTATTGAATCTTATGCTCAGTTGAACAAAGTTTACCCAGAGAAAATTATTATCTTTCGGGATGGAGTTAGTGAGGGCCAGTTTGATATGGTTCTCAATGAAGAGTTACTTGATTTGAGGAGGGCACTTCATACCATAAATATTTCTCCAACTATCACTCTTATTGTTGCCCAAAAGCGTCACCAAACCCGTTTGTTCCCTAATAGGAATGATGGAGGTTCCACTGGTAATGTGCCTCCTGGCACAGTTGTTGACACAACAGTTGTTCACCCTTCTGAATTTGATTTCTATCTCTGCAGTCACTATGGAGGCCTTGGGACGAGCAAGCCTACTCACTACCATGTCTTGTACGATGAACACAAGTTTACTTCTGACCAATTGCAGAAGCTCATATATAGCATGTGTTTTACCATGGCTCGCTGCACCAAACCTGTCTCCTTGGTACCGCCAGTGTACTATGCCGATCTTGCTGCCTATAGAGGGAGACTGTATCATGAGGCAGAGATGGAGAGATCTTTGTCATCGTCTTCTGTGAGTTCAGTGAAGGAGAGGTTGTTTAAATTGCATGATGACCTGGAAAATGAAATGTTTTTCATTTGA